A part of Pseudoalteromonas arctica A 37-1-2 genomic DNA contains:
- the rplW gene encoding 50S ribosomal protein L23, producing MIREERLLKVILAPHISEKSTIAAEENNTIVFKVVNDATKAEIKVAVEKLFEVEVTGVRTLNVKGKTKRTGARFGRRSDWKKAYVTLKEGSELDFVGGAE from the coding sequence ATGATTCGCGAAGAACGTCTTTTAAAAGTGATCCTTGCTCCACATATCTCTGAAAAAAGCACAATTGCTGCTGAAGAAAACAATACTATTGTTTTTAAAGTAGTAAATGACGCAACTAAAGCTGAAATTAAAGTAGCAGTTGAGAAGCTTTTTGAAGTAGAAGTAACTGGTGTTCGCACACTTAACGTTAAGGGTAAAACAAAACGTACTGGCGCACGTTTCGGTCGTCGTAGCGACTGGAAGAAAGCTTACGTTACTCTTAAAGAAGGCAGCGAGCTAGACTTTGTCGGCGGCGCCGAGTAA
- the plsB gene encoding glycerol-3-phosphate 1-O-acyltransferase PlsB, whose product MRIFNYCLNVMSAGFSRLFVKSKVLPENPIKQYDLNPEYPTFYIVRLNSRFDLAALAHACKKNGLPSPTEEQVLGNQDLDRFIGIKNPPPLFGDEAKPTNALAQGKQIIEYLIQSGQQNVQVVPVTILWGRDPGKEKPGLRTLITHSLTPSWFRKFFVVLFSGRDNFIRFSQPLDLSLLVNEKADVSELPHKLLRVARVHFKRQKLAATGPKMPSREQLFNSLLASPTIKKSIQDEAKAKNISQTEARQNALKLLDEIAANYSEAMIRVAERFLTWLWNKLYNGIDIKHAEQIHELTDKGHEIIYMPCHRSHMDYLLLTYSIYHLGLVPPHIAAGINLNFFPAGGIFRRSGAFFIRRSFAGNKLYSAIFKEYLSQLFIKGYSVKFYTEGGRSRTGRLLPPKTGMLSMTLQAMLRGIDRPISIVPVYIGYEHVMEINTYLKELDGKDKKGESIFGIFKAIKNLKNYGRGNLNFGDPISINQYLNDNQPDWRDSIHPTDVQKPQWLAPQVTKLADQVMVKINNAAALNAVNLLAMILLVNDKQALSKPKLLAQLDFYLRLQRDASYSDKVTAPDETPEQLITHALKLNKFEVISDEFGEIITISDKEKVLFNYYRNNILHLFAVPSLIALHLFKQHSTTIEQCQQLVKTFYPLFAKEWYLQPLDENYITRILANFADQNLIEFDGDNIHITNSNDCLAKLEMLGRALSFTLQRYAIVIGFIQTSDGIEKAELERESQVLAQRLGTLHGIKTPEFFDKKVLVSFIENLRGESLITEGDKGLVGSTQLCETYAHLKTLLPARVWQSISDIVQDQCN is encoded by the coding sequence ATGCGTATTTTTAATTATTGTTTAAATGTTATGTCTGCTGGATTTAGCCGCTTATTTGTAAAAAGCAAAGTGCTGCCAGAAAATCCGATTAAACAGTATGATCTAAACCCTGAGTACCCTACATTTTATATAGTGCGTTTAAATTCACGATTTGATTTAGCGGCTCTCGCACATGCGTGTAAAAAAAATGGTCTACCTAGCCCAACCGAAGAGCAAGTATTAGGTAACCAAGATTTAGACCGTTTTATTGGTATTAAAAATCCACCGCCACTGTTTGGTGATGAAGCTAAGCCAACCAATGCTTTAGCTCAAGGTAAACAAATTATTGAATACCTAATACAAAGTGGGCAGCAAAACGTACAAGTGGTTCCGGTTACTATTTTATGGGGTCGCGACCCGGGTAAAGAAAAGCCGGGGCTACGCACTTTAATTACGCACTCTCTAACTCCTAGCTGGTTTAGAAAGTTTTTTGTGGTGTTGTTTTCAGGACGCGACAACTTTATTCGCTTTAGCCAACCACTCGACTTATCGCTTTTAGTCAATGAAAAAGCCGATGTAAGCGAGTTACCACATAAATTATTACGTGTAGCACGTGTTCACTTTAAGCGCCAAAAGCTAGCTGCTACAGGCCCTAAAATGCCCTCTCGTGAACAATTATTTAATTCATTATTAGCGTCACCTACAATAAAAAAATCAATTCAAGATGAAGCTAAAGCTAAAAACATTAGCCAAACAGAAGCCCGCCAAAATGCACTTAAGCTACTTGATGAGATAGCCGCTAATTACTCTGAAGCAATGATACGTGTGGCCGAGCGATTTTTAACTTGGTTGTGGAATAAGCTCTATAACGGTATTGATATTAAACACGCAGAACAAATTCATGAACTAACAGATAAAGGCCATGAAATAATCTATATGCCTTGTCATCGCAGTCATATGGATTACTTACTGCTTACTTACTCTATTTATCATTTAGGCTTAGTTCCACCACATATAGCTGCAGGTATAAATCTTAACTTTTTCCCTGCCGGTGGCATATTTAGACGCTCTGGGGCATTCTTTATTCGTCGCTCGTTTGCAGGCAATAAACTTTATTCTGCCATATTCAAAGAGTATTTAAGCCAACTGTTTATTAAAGGTTACTCTGTTAAGTTTTACACGGAAGGCGGTCGAAGCCGAACTGGGCGCTTACTTCCACCTAAAACAGGTATGCTATCTATGACATTACAAGCAATGCTGCGCGGAATAGACAGACCAATATCTATCGTTCCTGTGTACATTGGCTACGAGCACGTAATGGAAATTAACACCTACCTTAAAGAGCTAGATGGAAAAGATAAAAAAGGCGAATCTATATTTGGTATTTTTAAGGCAATCAAAAACCTTAAAAACTACGGTCGTGGTAATTTAAACTTTGGTGATCCAATCTCGATTAACCAATACTTAAACGATAACCAACCTGATTGGCGTGATTCAATACACCCTACCGATGTACAAAAGCCACAATGGTTAGCGCCACAAGTAACTAAACTTGCCGACCAAGTAATGGTTAAAATTAATAATGCGGCGGCGCTTAATGCGGTTAACTTACTAGCGATGATATTGCTGGTTAACGATAAACAAGCATTGAGTAAACCAAAGCTATTAGCACAACTTGATTTTTATCTGCGCTTACAGCGCGATGCAAGCTATAGCGATAAAGTAACCGCGCCAGACGAAACACCAGAGCAATTAATAACGCATGCATTAAAGCTGAATAAGTTTGAAGTTATCAGTGATGAATTTGGCGAAATTATTACTATTAGCGATAAAGAAAAAGTACTGTTTAATTACTACCGAAACAATATTTTGCACTTATTTGCAGTACCAAGCTTAATTGCACTACATCTATTTAAACAACACAGCACAACTATTGAGCAATGCCAGCAACTTGTAAAAACGTTTTATCCGTTATTTGCTAAAGAATGGTATTTACAGCCTCTTGATGAAAACTACATAACGCGTATTTTAGCTAACTTTGCTGATCAAAATTTAATTGAGTTTGATGGCGATAACATTCATATAACGAACAGTAATGACTGCTTAGCTAAGCTAGAAATGCTTGGACGAGCACTTAGTTTTACTCTACAACGTTACGCTATTGTGATTGGTTTTATTCAAACAAGTGATGGCATTGAAAAAGCAGAATTAGAACGAGAGAGCCAAGTGCTTGCACAGCGTTTAGGCACACTGCATGGTATTAAAACACCTGAATTTTTTGATAAAAAAGTACTTGTTAGTTTTATCGAGAACTTACGTGGCGAGTCGTTAATAACAGAGGGTGATAAAGGCTTAGTAGGCAGTACACAACTTTGCGAAACCTACGCACACCTTAAAACATTACTGCCAGCACGCGTCTGGCAGTCAATCAGCGATATAGTACAAGATCAGTGTAACTAG
- a CDS encoding EVE domain-containing protein, with amino-acid sequence MAYWLFKTEPDAFSLDDLKNAPKQTTLWEGVRNYQARNFMRDGVKVGDSVMIYHSSCKHVGVAGIAEVTHDAYPDPTQFDLSSDYYDAKATSDKPRWVVVEVTYQSHLKKLISLKDIKANNNITEIALKKGGRLSIMPVTKNDWDEIIKMAL; translated from the coding sequence ATGGCTTACTGGCTATTTAAAACTGAACCCGATGCGTTTTCATTAGATGATTTAAAAAACGCACCAAAACAAACGACTCTTTGGGAAGGCGTGCGTAATTACCAAGCGCGAAACTTCATGCGTGATGGCGTTAAGGTCGGTGATTCAGTGATGATTTACCATTCAAGCTGTAAACACGTAGGTGTAGCGGGTATTGCCGAAGTGACACACGATGCCTACCCAGATCCTACTCAGTTTGATTTAAGTAGCGACTACTACGATGCAAAAGCCACCAGCGACAAACCACGCTGGGTTGTTGTTGAAGTTACTTACCAAAGCCATTTAAAAAAATTAATTAGCCTTAAAGATATTAAAGCCAATAATAATATTACTGAAATCGCACTTAAAAAAGGCGGACGACTATCAATAATGCCTGTTACTAAAAATGACTGGGATGAAATAATCAAAATGGCGCTGTAA
- a CDS encoding short-chain fatty acid transporter, producing MLNKIARPFTKIVERYLPDPFIFVILLTIITLISASLFTTATNIEVLQAWGGGFWNLLSFAMQMLLVLITGYMLASTPPISKLLEKLATFANTAPKAIILVTLISLLASWINWGFGLVIGALFAKAIAKHTRVDYRLLVASAYSGFVVWHGGLAGSIPLTIATDGHFSEASIGIISTEHTLFAGFNIAILVGLFIIMPLVNRYMLPSEQESVYIDPALLQETTPKPTTITRPAQHLEQSKLLGMTIGLLGLAYLGYYFFITGGNLNLNSVIAVFLFLAITLHQTPHNLLNSLQQAIPSGAGIVIQFPFYAGIMAVMVDSGLAQQISRGFIAVADADSLPFFSFISAGLVNMFVPSGGGQWAVQAPIVIPAAQELGADISRVAMAVAWGDAWTNLIQPFWALPVLAIAGLKAKDIMGFCVVQLFVTGVFISLVLSFY from the coding sequence ATGCTTAATAAAATAGCCCGCCCTTTTACTAAAATTGTAGAGCGCTATCTTCCCGACCCTTTTATATTTGTAATTTTACTTACAATAATCACTCTTATTAGTGCGAGCTTATTTACAACCGCAACCAACATTGAAGTATTACAAGCGTGGGGAGGTGGATTTTGGAACTTATTAAGTTTTGCTATGCAAATGCTACTAGTGTTAATTACAGGCTATATGTTGGCAAGTACGCCACCTATAAGTAAGTTATTAGAAAAACTAGCAACATTCGCAAATACAGCACCTAAAGCAATTATATTAGTAACGCTTATTTCGCTTTTAGCGAGCTGGATAAATTGGGGATTTGGCTTAGTTATTGGTGCCCTTTTTGCCAAGGCAATTGCTAAACATACTCGTGTTGATTATCGATTATTAGTAGCCAGCGCTTACTCAGGTTTTGTTGTATGGCATGGCGGATTAGCCGGTTCGATTCCTTTAACTATCGCAACCGATGGTCACTTTTCAGAGGCCAGCATTGGTATTATTAGTACAGAGCACACTTTATTTGCGGGCTTTAATATAGCCATATTAGTTGGTTTATTCATTATTATGCCGCTTGTTAATCGCTATATGCTGCCAAGCGAGCAAGAAAGCGTATATATCGACCCAGCTCTTTTACAAGAGACAACACCTAAGCCCACAACAATAACCAGACCCGCTCAACATTTGGAACAAAGTAAACTACTCGGTATGACAATTGGCTTATTAGGTTTGGCATATTTAGGCTATTACTTTTTTATTACTGGCGGAAACTTAAACCTTAATAGCGTTATTGCCGTATTTTTGTTTTTAGCTATTACGCTGCATCAAACACCCCATAATTTACTTAACAGTCTGCAACAAGCAATCCCAAGCGGGGCTGGCATTGTTATTCAATTTCCTTTTTATGCCGGCATCATGGCGGTAATGGTTGATAGCGGATTAGCACAACAGATATCACGTGGCTTTATTGCCGTTGCAGATGCTGATAGCTTGCCATTTTTTAGTTTTATAAGTGCAGGGCTCGTTAATATGTTTGTTCCCTCTGGCGGTGGCCAATGGGCTGTACAAGCACCCATTGTAATACCCGCAGCGCAAGAGCTAGGTGCCGATATATCTCGCGTTGCAATGGCCGTTGCATGGGGTGATGCGTGGACTAATTTAATTCAACCTTTTTGGGCATTACCCGTATTGGCAATAGCAGGCTTAAAAGCAAAAGATATTATGGGGTTTTGTGTTGTGCAGTTGTTTGTAACTGGGGTTTTTATATCGCTGGTATTGAGCTTTTATTAA
- the tesB gene encoding acyl-CoA thioesterase II, with the protein MSQVLDDLLSLLTLEEIEQGLYRGQSQDLGFGAVFGGQVMGQALSAAKETLPEGRIVHSLHSYFLRPGDPAKPIVYDVETIRDGKSFSTRRVKAIQYGKPIFYMTASFQGEENGLSHQATMPDVPAPEELRSSLEFYQDNASHIPEVIRNKFTREMPIEMRPVTFHNPFKPEVMEPVKHIWFKANGEMPDDQRIHNYLLAYASDFEFLPTALQPHGVSFMQPNMQVATIDHAMWFHRPFRMDDWILYSIDSPSASNGCGLVRGQFFDRQGNLVASTMQEGVMRQR; encoded by the coding sequence ATGAGCCAAGTATTAGATGATTTATTGTCGTTGTTAACACTTGAAGAAATTGAGCAAGGTTTATATCGAGGACAAAGCCAAGATTTAGGCTTTGGTGCTGTGTTTGGCGGTCAAGTTATGGGGCAGGCGCTTTCTGCCGCTAAAGAAACTCTACCTGAGGGGCGTATAGTTCATTCATTACATTCTTACTTTTTACGCCCAGGCGATCCAGCTAAACCGATTGTTTATGATGTCGAAACTATTCGCGATGGAAAGAGCTTTAGTACTCGCCGAGTAAAAGCGATTCAGTACGGTAAGCCAATTTTTTATATGACAGCGTCGTTTCAGGGTGAAGAAAATGGTTTGTCGCATCAAGCTACAATGCCTGATGTACCCGCACCTGAAGAATTACGTTCATCACTTGAGTTTTACCAAGATAACGCTTCGCATATCCCTGAAGTCATCCGTAATAAGTTTACCCGTGAAATGCCAATTGAAATGCGACCGGTTACTTTTCATAACCCATTTAAACCAGAAGTTATGGAGCCAGTAAAGCATATTTGGTTTAAAGCTAATGGTGAAATGCCAGACGATCAGCGCATCCACAATTACTTATTAGCATACGCCTCTGATTTTGAGTTTTTACCAACAGCATTGCAGCCTCATGGTGTATCGTTTATGCAGCCAAATATGCAAGTAGCTACTATAGATCATGCAATGTGGTTTCATCGCCCATTTAGAATGGATGATTGGATTTTGTATTCAATTGATAGTCCAAGTGCGAGTAATGGGTGTGGTTTGGTACGCGGGCAGTTTTTTGATCGCCAAGGCAACTTGGTTGCCTCAACAATGCAAGAAGGGGTTATGCGTCAGCGCTAA
- the rpsJ gene encoding 30S ribosomal protein S10, whose protein sequence is MSNQRIRIRLKAFDHRLIDQSTAEIVETAKRTGAQVRGPIPLPTRFERFTVLTSPHVNKDARDQYEIRTHKRLIDIVEPTDKTVDALMRLDLAAGVDVQISLG, encoded by the coding sequence ATGTCAAATCAACGCATTCGTATTCGCCTAAAAGCTTTTGACCACCGTTTGATTGACCAATCAACGGCAGAAATCGTGGAAACTGCGAAACGCACTGGCGCACAAGTACGTGGTCCAATCCCACTACCTACACGCTTTGAACGTTTTACTGTACTAACTTCACCGCACGTTAATAAAGATGCGCGTGATCAGTACGAGATCCGCACCCATAAACGTCTGATAGACATCGTAGAACCAACTGACAAGACTGTAGACGCGCTTATGCGTTTAGATCTTGCTGCTGGTGTTGATGTTCAAATCAGCCTGGGTTAA
- a CDS encoding metalloprotease, whose protein sequence is MIRIDLTLAEQPFSLMVSGQKIVQVFHAQQAITFDNPRENYYQFTYDNKVIGIDTAAVEDQSIALFVDEQFATQLALPAPVNATPKKGFLGLAALGFKLFKSAKVIKVVLAGASVAGYAWLFSIEFALMLIGCLVVHEYGHVRAMKYFGIKTKGIYLIPFVGGLAVSDDKITTRWQDVVISLMGPAFGLITSVLGVVLYYATEMEIFAGVAVLSALLNLFNLLPILPLDGGHVLKSISFSMRSWVGLSVCLLGVFFGLWLSYTFGLMLLVFFLFVGALEIVFEWRGRHYSHLMPLDKYGQGFSAVMYAVVVAGHVAVMMHFADSENPILSLPMTILSS, encoded by the coding sequence ATGATAAGAATAGATCTTACTTTAGCCGAGCAGCCATTTTCGCTTATGGTGTCTGGGCAAAAAATTGTGCAGGTATTTCATGCGCAACAAGCCATTACCTTTGATAATCCTCGTGAAAATTACTATCAGTTTACTTACGACAACAAAGTAATCGGTATTGATACAGCGGCAGTGGAAGATCAAAGTATTGCGCTATTTGTCGATGAGCAATTTGCGACACAACTAGCGCTACCAGCGCCGGTAAATGCGACACCTAAAAAAGGCTTTTTAGGTTTGGCTGCATTAGGTTTTAAGCTTTTTAAAAGTGCTAAGGTAATTAAAGTAGTGCTTGCCGGGGCTTCTGTTGCAGGCTATGCGTGGTTATTTAGTATTGAATTTGCACTAATGCTGATTGGGTGTTTAGTTGTACATGAGTACGGCCATGTGCGAGCAATGAAATATTTTGGTATAAAAACCAAAGGTATTTATTTAATCCCGTTTGTTGGTGGGCTAGCTGTAAGTGACGATAAAATAACGACTCGCTGGCAAGATGTAGTTATATCGCTAATGGGGCCCGCGTTTGGTTTAATAACCTCGGTGTTGGGTGTGGTTTTGTATTACGCCACCGAGATGGAGATATTTGCAGGTGTTGCGGTATTAAGCGCACTACTTAACTTATTTAACCTACTACCCATTTTACCGCTTGATGGCGGGCATGTATTAAAAAGTATTAGCTTTTCAATGCGTTCATGGGTTGGCCTAAGTGTATGTTTACTCGGTGTATTTTTTGGTTTATGGCTGAGCTACACATTTGGCTTAATGTTATTGGTATTCTTTTTGTTTGTAGGTGCGCTGGAAATTGTATTTGAATGGCGAGGCCGTCATTATTCACATTTAATGCCACTAGATAAATATGGCCAAGGCTTTTCAGCGGTTATGTATGCAGTTGTAGTCGCTGGGCATGTAGCTGTAATGATGCACTTTGCCGATTCAGAAAATCCAATATTGAGTCTGCCGATGACTATTTTATCGAGCTAG
- a CDS encoding PLDc N-terminal domain-containing protein, whose translation MNEVVFLIVVLSAYILPVVIVLNSKRTQGHEKNGWLMGIIIFSLLGLMMYFTIVPKHGHKKKKAK comes from the coding sequence ATGAATGAAGTTGTATTTTTAATTGTTGTTTTAAGTGCTTACATATTACCTGTCGTTATTGTACTCAACAGTAAGCGTACACAGGGCCATGAAAAGAACGGCTGGCTAATGGGAATCATTATATTTTCTTTGTTAGGTTTAATGATGTACTTTACCATTGTGCCCAAGCATGGGCACAAAAAGAAAAAGGCTAAATAG
- a CDS encoding EAL domain-containing response regulator, translating to MNKIVPNILVVDDSKAILIVMEAILNELGMSNTITTCLSAKEALEKVREDINYFDAIFTDLNMPEMDGMELIRHLGESHYQGGIIIVSEMDHKVISLAASLAKQHNAHLIGNISKPVQLSQVSRLLTKVAQLNSHTLLKESAISKDELINALKNDEITPFYQPKINADNNKIESVEVLARILSSKDGNIILPNRFINTAEKHNLINQITFSLFEKATSEFKNMKSQLGHDFKMAFNLSPTQLDDLNCPNKLLLILELNQLTPSNIIIEITEQHALSSLMQLETLNRLRMHGFGISLDDFGVGFTNMNQLRNLPFTEIKIDRSLISHIETDLFSQVVVSSLFNITSKDNLDLVAEGVERPEELNYLRHYRRNLAIQGFLFSRPKPQDEFISWAKDWLKTDGSPA from the coding sequence GTGAACAAAATAGTGCCTAACATTTTAGTTGTTGACGACTCAAAAGCAATTTTGATCGTTATGGAAGCCATACTCAACGAATTGGGTATGTCTAACACTATAACTACGTGCTTGAGTGCAAAAGAAGCTCTTGAAAAAGTAAGAGAGGATATTAACTATTTTGATGCTATTTTTACTGATCTCAATATGCCCGAAATGGACGGCATGGAATTAATCCGTCATTTAGGAGAGTCACATTATCAAGGCGGGATAATTATTGTTTCTGAAATGGATCATAAAGTTATTAGTTTAGCTGCCAGCCTCGCAAAACAACATAATGCTCACCTCATTGGTAATATTTCAAAGCCAGTGCAACTGTCTCAGGTAAGTAGATTACTTACTAAAGTGGCGCAATTAAACAGTCACACTTTATTAAAAGAGTCAGCCATTTCAAAAGATGAGCTTATTAATGCATTAAAAAACGATGAAATAACGCCTTTTTATCAACCAAAAATAAACGCTGATAACAATAAAATTGAAAGTGTTGAAGTATTAGCGCGTATTTTATCAAGTAAAGACGGCAATATTATTTTACCTAACCGTTTTATAAACACAGCCGAAAAACACAACTTAATTAATCAAATTACATTTTCTCTTTTTGAAAAGGCCACCAGCGAATTCAAAAATATGAAATCACAATTAGGTCATGATTTTAAGATGGCATTTAACTTATCGCCAACTCAGCTCGACGATCTAAACTGTCCTAATAAATTACTACTCATTTTAGAACTAAACCAACTCACGCCTAGTAATATAATTATAGAAATAACAGAACAACATGCACTCTCAAGTCTCATGCAATTAGAAACACTAAACAGATTAAGAATGCATGGCTTTGGTATATCGCTAGACGACTTTGGTGTTGGCTTTACTAATATGAACCAGCTTCGAAACCTTCCTTTTACTGAAATTAAAATAGACCGTTCACTCATTAGCCATATAGAAACAGATTTATTTTCTCAAGTGGTTGTAAGTTCGTTATTTAATATTACGAGTAAAGATAATTTAGATTTAGTGGCAGAAGGCGTTGAACGCCCAGAAGAGCTCAATTATTTAAGGCACTATAGAAGAAACCTAGCCATACAAGGTTTTTTATTTAGTCGCCCTAAACCACAAGACGAATTTATATCTTGGGCTAAAGATTGGCTAAAAACTGATGGCAGCCCCGCTTAA
- a CDS encoding potassium channel family protein yields the protein MPVIFKRLALLVRAHIDQLSWQAVALAILTHMLLTWSLLFIANEKALTSLTTFFYYYTVTTSTVGYGDFSPTTDLGRWVVALIQIPFGLALFGVLLGKAGQTVTYLIRRAMTGDKNFAHSNHHIIIFGWHDTRTKKMIDYILADTKRTDRRILLAVTEQMDHPFLANESVDFARLTSFTNLAELERVAIRSADKVIIDGQDDDQTFTTALRISRLVKDDCHISAHFLDETKVEMMLEHCQNVECSSAKSAEILVRSMQDPGSSRVQEELLSTLHGDTQFSLKVPNGCKNMEFGTLFHHFKLEHDAILLGVAHNLSAQNMDLNPPLDYKVSEGDILHYISVDRVLSSEVDWSSLEK from the coding sequence ATGCCGGTGATATTTAAAAGGCTAGCGTTACTTGTTCGCGCTCATATAGATCAGTTGAGTTGGCAAGCAGTGGCATTAGCTATTTTGACTCATATGCTATTAACATGGAGCTTACTATTTATAGCGAATGAGAAAGCGTTAACCTCGCTTACTACCTTTTTTTACTATTACACAGTAACAACATCAACAGTGGGATATGGTGACTTTAGTCCAACTACTGATCTTGGTCGTTGGGTGGTTGCATTAATACAAATTCCATTTGGTTTAGCTTTATTTGGTGTTTTGCTAGGAAAAGCAGGACAAACTGTTACTTACTTAATTAGGCGCGCTATGACTGGTGATAAAAACTTTGCCCACAGTAACCACCATATTATTATTTTTGGTTGGCACGACACTCGTACAAAAAAGATGATCGATTACATTTTGGCAGATACGAAACGTACTGACCGTCGTATTTTACTCGCGGTAACAGAGCAAATGGATCATCCTTTTTTAGCTAACGAAAGCGTCGATTTTGCACGTTTAACGAGTTTTACAAATTTAGCTGAACTAGAGCGAGTAGCTATTCGCAGTGCAGATAAGGTGATTATTGATGGTCAAGACGATGACCAAACATTTACAACAGCCCTGCGCATTAGTCGCTTAGTAAAAGATGATTGCCATATAAGCGCTCACTTTTTAGATGAAACCAAAGTTGAGATGATGTTAGAGCATTGCCAAAATGTAGAATGTAGTAGTGCAAAATCAGCTGAGATACTCGTACGCTCAATGCAAGACCCTGGTTCGAGCCGTGTGCAAGAGGAGCTGCTATCTACTTTGCACGGCGATACACAATTTAGCTTGAAAGTACCAAACGGCTGCAAAAATATGGAGTTTGGTACTTTGTTTCATCACTTTAAGCTGGAGCATGATGCAATACTGTTGGGTGTAGCACATAACTTAAGTGCGCAAAATATGGATTTAAACCCACCGCTTGATTACAAAGTAAGTGAAGGCGATATTTTGCACTATATATCGGTAGATCGAGTATTAAGTAGTGAAGTAGACTGGTCGAGCCTAGAAAAATAA
- the rplC gene encoding 50S ribosomal protein L3: protein MALGLVGRKVGMTRIFTEDGVSIPVTVIEATPNRIAQIKSDATDGYNALQVTAGTKKASRVNKAKAGHFAKAGVEAGRGLWEFRLNGGEGDFEVGAELTVELFNEINKVDVTGTSKGKGFQGGVKRWNFSMQDATHGNSLSHRAPGSIGQNQSPGKVFKGKKMAGHMGAERVTTQNLELVRVDAERNLLLVKGAVPGAIGGDVIVKPAVKA from the coding sequence ATGGCATTAGGTCTAGTCGGTCGTAAAGTGGGTATGACACGAATCTTCACTGAAGATGGTGTATCTATCCCTGTGACAGTTATTGAAGCGACACCTAACCGCATTGCTCAGATCAAATCTGACGCAACAGACGGTTATAACGCGCTTCAAGTAACCGCAGGCACTAAAAAAGCAAGTCGTGTAAACAAAGCTAAAGCGGGTCATTTCGCTAAAGCTGGTGTTGAAGCGGGTCGCGGTCTGTGGGAATTCCGCCTTAACGGTGGTGAAGGCGATTTTGAAGTAGGCGCTGAGCTTACTGTTGAATTATTCAACGAAATCAACAAGGTTGACGTAACCGGTACTTCTAAAGGTAAAGGTTTCCAAGGTGGTGTTAAGCGCTGGAATTTCAGCATGCAAGACGCTACACATGGTAACTCTCTATCTCACCGTGCTCCTGGTTCAATCGGTCAAAACCAATCACCTGGTAAGGTGTTTAAAGGTAAGAAAATGGCCGGTCATATGGGTGCTGAGCGTGTAACGACTCAAAACTTAGAACTAGTTCGCGTTGACGCTGAGCGTAATTTGCTTTTAGTTAAGGGTGCAGTACCTGGAGCTATTGGCGGTGACGTTATCGTTAAACCAGCTGTTAAAGCATAA
- the rplD gene encoding 50S ribosomal protein L4 has translation MELAIKDASGGLEVSEATFGREFNEALVHQVVVAYAAGARQGTRAQKTRSEVSGGGKKPWAQKGTGRARAGTIRSPIWRSGGVSFAAKPQDHSQKVNRKMYRGAIKSILSELVRQERLIVVESFALAAPKTKELVAKLKELELKDVLIVTEEVDENLFLSARNLYKVDTRDVAGIDPVSLIAFDKVLITAAAVKQLEEALA, from the coding sequence ATGGAATTAGCAATTAAAGACGCTTCTGGCGGTCTTGAAGTTTCTGAAGCTACTTTTGGACGTGAGTTTAACGAAGCATTAGTACATCAAGTAGTTGTTGCATACGCAGCAGGTGCTCGTCAAGGTACTCGTGCTCAGAAGACACGTTCTGAAGTAAGCGGTGGTGGTAAAAAACCATGGGCTCAAAAAGGTACTGGCCGTGCACGTGCCGGTACAATCCGTAGCCCAATTTGGCGTTCAGGTGGCGTTAGCTTTGCAGCTAAACCACAAGACCACAGCCAAAAAGTAAACCGTAAAATGTACCGTGGTGCGATTAAAAGCATCTTATCTGAATTAGTTCGTCAAGAGCGTTTAATCGTTGTTGAAAGTTTTGCTCTAGCAGCACCAAAAACTAAAGAACTAGTTGCTAAGCTTAAAGAACTTGAGCTTAAAGATGTTCTTATCGTGACTGAAGAAGTAGATGAAAATCTTTTCTTATCGGCACGTAACCTTTATAAGGTTGACACACGTGATGTAGCTGGTATCGATCCTGTAAGCTTAATTGCTTTCGATAAGGTACTTATTACAGCCGCTGCTGTTAAGCAACTTGAGGAGGCGCTAGCATGA